The DNA segment aaattgtttctagACAGCGTGaagtttgatcatattggcaatatcatattttgaatcccttatttaaatgctaaggaataaaattatagtgatgccaaagaaaattatttttatgatttaaaaaaacctGAAAGGTTTAAGTCAATAAGTCTGTAACAGAATGTAACTGATCCTATGAAAGTCCAAGTAATTATGGTATTTGTTTAAAGATGTAAAGAGGCTATCTTAAATTTTGTTAATGTATACTTGTTTCCTTCTAAATCTGTATGGTCAGTTGCTTCTGCTACATGGAGTCTATAATGCAAGAAAATGTGGACGTAAAATTTTCATCTGATGAGGATACTTCATGAAATGTTGAATCAGTAACCCGAAATGACAATATTTTACACTGGACGTAAGTCAATCCACAGATTAAAAGTGATAAATCgccctctttgcaaagttcatgaccattgtGGTTGTGGCTGACTCCTCAGCATTTCTCATGTTCTTCTCTTCCACAGAAAAAGTTCACTTTTTTGCAACTGTAATAAGAGATAAGCAATCAAACCGCTGAGCGCTCTGCTTACCTTTGGCAACTGCAGCATGCAACAGAAatccagctttgttttattagtttttctttcttatttaagCTTTTGTCTGTATATAGTTCCAATATGAGTCATGGTGTGTTCACATCATAAAGGATATACGGTATATAGAATTTTTAATATTGCAGCATTTGTCTACTGCTCCCTTTTATTCCCCAAAGGACAACAACAAAGATGCAAGTAACAACTGtgaagagagagaaaaacaagctgacagacaaacaaacaaaccaacaaatttTACATGAGAAGGCAGTTATTAGAAGTGATCCCAGCAACATGCAGGATTTTACATGttactttaatgtgtgtgtggCCACGcagggtgccttggtggcttcccttccTAATCTCTGTCCATTATGGTGACtcgatttttgagaactgcctatttGAGACCGATTTACCATATCTATATCACAATTTGCTAACTCAAAAACCACGTTGTTAGATTGGGCACGCATGTATTTATGTTAGCATGTGTGCATGTATTTTCTTTCCCCCCAGCACATTATAAGTCACGCTGCTCACTATGTAGCCCCAAGCCAATTATACAACATAAACACTGGAACGTTATTCAAGTAAGAAAACAGTTGCTGCAAGGCAGTGACACATTTACCAATTATGAACTGCAACTGGATTtaatataccatattttctggagtatgttgcacctgttaaaaaacacCTCTTGAAGAGGTAAAAACCATACATATGCAACCATAAAAGTCACACCGTTTTATTCTGTATATGAGCTCtataatttgtgttttttgtgcattgttgaagtgtacttcttactcttggcatttattctttaaaTATTAGAGTTTCttttgttcagtgctttgattcttgtgaAGGGATTGTATAAATAGTTACTATAATTAATtctaaatgtgtgatttttcagtataagtcacactggagtagaaGTTGCAGGATCTATCAAAAACTAGGAAGAAAACAGGAACTTATACTGTGGAAAATAAGGTATATAATTTAGAAGGACCTTAGAACACGTTTTTCAGTATTTTCCCAGTAATTGCTGGAAGGAAAACCTGATGATTCAACAGATTACAGTAGAAGGtggtattatttttttaaacattgtggTGTATTAACCCTTTAAAAATATGGGGACGGTTATTATGAACAAGAACATATCATTGACCAAATGAGTCTATGACTTGCATTTTCTTGTTCATAATAATGTCTCCGTATTTTTAAGGGGTATTTCAAAATATTTGCGCTAACACCAACCCCTATTTATAGGGGAATGTATCAGCTTTGATCATAATAaagtgtatttttatgtattaactcatatttcataaatactatAAGAAAGCTACCACAATAGCTATTATTTGAGAGATTTtatatatttcattcatttatttgaataaatttagtaaaatatgtattttaagtATTTTCATTTTGGTGTAATTTTGGCTAGATTTCAGTGTATTTATCAACGGGGATTGCACTAGTccctgtttatatttcttaatgattgatgcaaatgaagtccaagatgtaTTTAGTgagttggaaatattcatgtgttcatcctatgacttgtctcaagaaaactggctgtaaaagtgattatttaaccctgattttgaaaaaaatggccAGCCCTAattgtttattcttttttttttttggaatgtcttTTAGGCCTGAAATGTAGAaaaaatatattaacaaatgaactgAAGCTGAccacaaaaaacatatttcttgggTTCATGCAGTCTACAAGAAAACAGAAAGGAAATCAAAGGAAATGTaagtattttgtttttaattacacttgcattttccatatcatccatACTTATTTGTGATTTGGAGTTGTAGATAGAAACAGCttttacaagaaaaataaaatgagaTTAAGTTATGTCTGTACAGTTTCATATTGGGCGGCTGCAGTTCAGCTGGGTTCACCACAAATGTATCCCTGAGTAAGACTTCGCCTCCTTTTCCTGCACTAAAACATTGGATTAAAATGCAGAAAAGCAGAACAAATTACTGCATTTTTACATCGATCCCATACATACTGACCAACATTACACACATCTACCAGTACTTAGCTGAAACACTGGCTAATTTTAAGGATCATCATTGTTGCTTGCTGGAGAGTATTTAAGCTGcatgttctctatctctgctcatcTTTTGACAGCTTATGTAGCTACCAAAGTTCAGGTCAGAACTGGACATGGTACGCCAGCAAATATGCATCATTGTACATGTAGATCTGCTTATTGGTGGGGTTATAACTCAAACTGGCCACTCCTTTGGCCACCTTCTCTAGTGGCAGTGACAGTGAATTGTCCTCTTTGCCTGTGGCTGTGTCAAAGGCGTAGAAGACCTCCTCGCGGTGATCATCCACGTAACGGGTGGCGTACAGCACGCCGCACACCATGAACGCATTGGTCACTGCCTTCTTGAATATCCTGGTCTCCCATGTTTGAGTCACATTTAGTGTCTGGTCTTCACCGTCCCAAACTAACCGGCTCACCACTAGGTTTCCATGGTTACCAGCCGTGGCATAGAGGGCCCACAGTCCCGTCTCATCTACCTCCAGGTCCACATCGCTATTAGCACGGCAGTCAAAGTAACAGTATGGAAACTTGTTGTTAAATCCCACACCGTTACCTGGAAGGGTCGCTCGCTTGACTGCGTTGGTGGTGAGATCGTAGCGGCACACATCAGCAGAGCGATAGCAGTGATAGTACAGAGCGCCACCGTACAGAACCGCACTGGGACCCTCAATGGATTTGGCATCCGTGTAAGATGGAGCAAAAGTGAAGTCCTTGTGGTTGGCAGAAGTTATAAAGTCTTCATAACTTTGGTATACACGCAAGACATTTCCGTAGATGTGGCTGCTGAGTAGAGGTTGAACCCAGTAGCTGTTAGTCTGCACCGTGCTGCCCATCTGGGTCTGTTTGCCCCAAGAGCCAGAAATGTAGGTCTTCCCATAGGGGCTGATCTTGGCAGTGATGGGGCTGCTGATGTTGGTGATTAGACCTTTGAGGCAGTACGTGTGCTGAGCTGGAAAAGTGAAACAAACAAATTGAAACTCAGACTCTGACGGGGAAAAAAGGAGCACACCATAGAGTAGACCAGTGGTTTGCAAATATTTTTGGCTTAAGTACCCCCTTTTCATGATTTCTAAAGTAAAGTACCCATTAATTGATTACAACATATTCCTTAAACTCCTATGAAATTGTAGGTCACCCAGAGACTGAAGTTAAAAAAGTCCTTTGAGAGTCAGGGCAACGGGGTCCCTAATTTTGGTCCTGAATAAGAATAACAGTGAGACACTTACTATATTTGGTGCCCCCTGTGCAGGTTTATTtactacaaccccccccccccgacccacCCCCAAATAAAACCATtccagtgtaattttttttaagcacaAATGTCAGTTTACAACAGTTATTAGGCACAACAGTACAACTGATGACTTTGGTTTTTAAGGGAATTTCTTGTGACATTTTGCTTCAATATGTTTCAACTATAAACGTTATAAAGATAATAAGAGTCAAAATGATAATTCAAATTTTCAAgggttattattatcatcatcattattattattattattttaaagatagccaaatttgtttatttttgagttactgccccaagtggaggagtataAGTATCTgaaggtcttgttcatgagtaggGGCACGTTGGAGCATGAaatcgatagatggattggggcggAGTCTGATTTATTACGGACACTGTACCGGACTGGTGTGGCGTAAGAGCAGATCCAGAAAGTGAGGCTGTCAACTTACCAGCcgatttacgctcctatcctcacctatggtcatgaactttgggtaatgaccaaaacaaTAAGGTCATGGATCACAGGTTCCAAAAAAACAGGTGACATAACTCTCCACACCAGGAGGTGGCAGTAGTTAATTAAACAATGTATgtagtatgtgtttttttttttattcatgttcACGTCAAATGGTAAGCTTTAATGGTGCCGTTTGGCACCTTCCTGGAAGTCACAaatattgcagttccttgactgactCTtgcggctggctccaaaacagaacaCATTCACATAAGACTGTTAAAATGTCCACCTTTAGAGTAAAAACaaatatgtttacagcctggtacaaaagcactttggtctctatagatagtttcctgttgtgtgggccgctgaagaggaggtactgctggccaccaccagagggcaccctgcctgaagtgtgggcttcaggcacgagagggtgctgccgcctcttcaggacagtcagacgtggcagctgtcaatcatcatctccaacagctgtcattcatcaaccactccacaaagccggacgacatctccacctcgctgccgagatatcttcaagccaagaaggtaatacctcagccgtgattgtgccgtctgcacattattttctccattctttgatattgtttcaggagtctactcgctgttgttgttctgtcggagtacggagtggtgacgaagtgaagggcgttcacttgtcacaccgaacTACAGAGACAACCGGAGTTTAACTGTCAATaaaaggtggaggtgttctttCCCACTTTAAAAGGGGAAGTCTAACTgttctgactgtgttactgggtgtgcacacacccacccttgattgtttctgcttcctgccagcagtaccagatccaacagccggagatggtgaccacctggggactcgggacttggtggctccagtattctccgggttcggtggcggtggaactcgtgtgggttccggctcctctctggacggacgtcttctatcctcgagcctgcccacacgtcacctttgtagattgactacatacaaattctgtaatcgtctgtatttcgttgtgcacattcacaacagtaaagtgttctattttcggctcattcattgtccattcatttacgccccctgttgtgggtgtgtgtcactacactttcccaacaggatatctcggccaacgtcatggattccgaggggcgtcaaccatctgttggacaaccaatggaagagcagggtgcacaggcgcctgcAGGGGGCGtgatgggtgagttgcagcaaatcctcaccgcctttactgctcggttggatctgatgaccaagcagaatgtcatcctcaaccgcaggatggaggctctcaccgcgcaggtggaagcacgcgctcagggcgctgctgcagctcctcctcctgctgtcctggtgccgactatagacgttccaatggtcagtcaacaaccccccccaccatcccctgaagcatacataagtcccccagagccgtacggaggttgtgtggagacgtgcgctgactttttaatgcagtgttcactcgtctttgcacagcgtcccgtgatgtacgcgtcagactccagtagggtggcttatgtgattaatttgcttcgaggtgaggcacacgcttgggctatggcgctttgggagcagaattcactgcccctaaccacttatactgggtttgtgagggagttcagaacggtttttgatcaccctaacagaggcgagaccgcttcatccgtgctgctgtctatgagacaggggcgtcggagcgcagctgaatatgcagtcgacttctgcatcgcggctgcgaggtccggctggaatacgactgcgctccgcgccgccttcataaacggactgttgtcggtcctgaaggagcacctggtggccaaggatgaaccgcgggatttggatagacttatcgatctagtcatacgattagacaatcgattagaagaaTGCCGTCAGGAGTGAGACGAAggatgtggccgggcacgcgccgtccctctcccttccgggtccgaaaaggttccgccctccccacgctccacagcctcggagctccgtgtggcaacagctccccctgctgacgatgctatggacatgagcagggctaaagtaagagcttctaacagacagaggagactggcccgcggggagtgctttatctgcggctcaagtgagcatcagcagagagactgccccaagtggttaaacaccaatgcccgcccttagaaactgggttaagggtgggccaagacattcacgtgggacatacacgtatttctacacatctcccagttacgatcctgagcggggatctaacccttcaagccccagcactggtggacacggggtcagaagggaatctgctggacagcagatgggcaagggaggtagggctccctctggtggcgtttccttcgccattgaaggtgcgggcactagatggcacccttctccctttaatcacacacaagacacaaccagtaattctggtggtgtctgggaatcatcgggaggtgattgagttttttgttactccttctacctcccgcgtgattttgggcttcccgtggatgataaaacacaatccccggattgattggccgtctggggttgtggctcagtggagggaaacctgccaccgggagtgtttaggatcctcggttccccccggtttaattgctaatgaggaggttaaagtcccccccaatctgacggcagtgcctgaagagtaccacgatcttgctgacgtcttcagcaaagatctggcactcactcttcccctgcaccgtccgtatgattgcaccattgatttgatcccgggcgttcaGTACCCGTCCAgccgactgtacaacctctcacgtcctgagcgcgaatcaatggagacctacatccttgactctttagctgccgggctgatccggaactccacctccccgatgggtgcaggtttcttttttgtgggcaagaaagacagcggactccgtccatgcattgactacagagggctgaacgagatcacggttcgcaatcgataccctttgcccctgttggattcagtgttcacgcccctgcatggagcccaaattttcaccaaactagatcttaggaatgtgtatcacctggtttggatccggaaaggagacgagtggaagacggcatttaacaccccgttaggtaactttgagtacctggtcataccGTTCGGCCTCACGAATgttcccgcgacgttccaagctttggttaatttagtcttgcgggactttctgcaccgattcatcttcgtatatctggacgatatactcatct comes from the Thalassophryne amazonica chromosome 8, fThaAma1.1, whole genome shotgun sequence genome and includes:
- the LOC117514972 gene encoding olfactomedin-like yields the protein MKLELFGPIAIASMWRKKAEACNLKSTKVKGIIKKEGYMKILKENLKLSTFHPRVIVSTDPSVVISGAEIFSKHLWLLFCAIFSFRHFILFASVTMLPLLLLLLSSTGDGEGQRVIGQRNNGSCVCAVNTSMWAFPAERYESVLENLESCEDSLNNMQTQVLLSSQRLPQIQALVKNVTARLEPYQYLKDRGLYSDLILRLVVQELTKLEADIGALHTQLNNAHTQKLSKEVVKLRQDLERVQLADVNNMKTVKEKLRYLKNRAESCKSIPTNFRAQHTYCLKGLITNISSPITAKISPYGKTYISGSWGKQTQMGSTVQTNSYWVQPLLSSHIYGNVLRVYQSYEDFITSANHKDFTFAPSYTDAKSIEGPSAVLYGGALYYHCYRSADVCRYDLTTNAVKRATLPGNGVGFNNKFPYCYFDCRANSDVDLEVDETGLWALYATAGNHGNLVVSRLVWDGEDQTLNVTQTWETRIFKKAVTNAFMVCGVLYATRYVDDHREEVFYAFDTATGKEDNSLSLPLEKVAKGVASLSYNPTNKQIYMYNDAYLLAYHVQF